In Engraulis encrasicolus isolate BLACKSEA-1 chromosome 15, IST_EnEncr_1.0, whole genome shotgun sequence, the following proteins share a genomic window:
- the LOC134463634 gene encoding shaker-related potassium channel tsha2-like, translated as MTVVPGENLDETVALAALSQDVYDPERADQECCERVVINISGLRFETQLKTLAQFPTTLLGDPRKRMRFFDPLRNEYFFDRNRPSFDAILYYYQSGGRLRRPVNVPVDIFMEEIKFYELGEDVIENFKEDEGFIKEEERPLPESEFQRQVWLLFEYPESSGPARGIAIVSVLVILISIVIFCLETLPEFREEGKLGEDHPSLNGTASANKPNPFTDPFFIVETLCIIWFSFELLVRFLACPSKPAFFKNIMNTIDIVAIMPYFITLGLELAEHQGNGQQAMSLAILRVIRLVRVFRIFKLSRHSKGLQILGKTLQASMRELGLLIFFLFIGVILFSSAVYFAETDDPESGFSSIPDAFWWAVVSMTTVGYGDMCPVTIGGKIVGSLCAIAGVLTIALPVPVIVSNFNYFYHRETEHEEQFQYTHVTCGQQQPTFGEFKKSDSKASLSKSDYQESEDADSIKYTNCSPHKAYTGKLTDV; from the coding sequence ATGACAGTGGTTCCCGGGGAGAACCTGGATGAGACTGTGGCTCTGGCCGCCCTGTCCCAAGATGTCTACGACCCAGAGAGAGCGGACCAGGAGTGCTGCGAGCGGGTGGTCATCAACATCTCCGGGCTGCGCTTTGAGACTCAACTGAAAACACTCGCGCAGTTCCCAACCACCTTACTTGGAGACCCCCGGAAAAGAATGCGCTTTTTCGACCCGTTAAGAAATGAGTACTTTTTTGACAGGAACCGTCCAAGCTTCGATGCCATCCTCTACTACTATCAGTCTGGTGGTAGACTCCGGAGACCGGTCAACGTCCCCGTGGACATATTCATGGAGGAAATCAAATTTTATGAACTGGGAGAGGATGTGATCGAAAATTTCAAGGAGGACGAGGGGTTCATCAAGGAGGAAGAGCGCCCGCTGCCAGAGAGTGAGTTTCAGCGCCAGGTCTGGCTCCTGTTTGAATACCCGGAGAGCTCAGGACCAGCAAGGGGCATAGCAATAGTTTctgttttggtcattttaataTCCATAGTCATATTTTGTCTAGAGACACTGCCTGAGTTCAGAGAGGAGGGCAAACTGGGCGAGGACCACCCCTCTCTAAATGGAACGGCGAGCGCCAACAAGCCAAATCCGTTCACAGACCCCTTCTTCATTGTGGAGACGCTGTGTATCATTTGGTTCTCCTTTGAGCTGCTGGTGCGATTTCTTGCGTGTCCCAGCAAGCCCGCCTTCTTCAAAAATATCATGAACACCATCGACATAGTTGCCATTATGCCCTACTTTATTACCTTGGGTCTGGAGCTGGCTGAGCACCAAGGGAACGGCCAGCAAGCCATGTCCCTGGCCATTCTGCGTGTCATTCGCTTGGTGCGAGTGTTCAGGATTTTCAAGCTCTCCAGGCACTCCAAGGGTCTCCAAATCCTTGGGAAGACCCTGCAGGCGAGCATGCGAGAACTGGGTCTGCTCATATTCTTCCTGTTCATTGGAGTCATACTGTTTTCGAGCGCGGTGTATTTCGCGGAGACTGACGACCCCGAATCGGGGTTCAGCAGCATCCCCGATGCGTTCTGGTGGGCGGTGGTGTCCATGACTACCGTGGGCTACGGAGACATGTGCCCGGTGACCATCGGTGGCAAGATTGTGGGCTCTTTGTGTGCCATTGCCGGCGTGCTTACTATCGCACTGCCGGTCCCTGTCATCGTTTCCAATTTCAACTACTTCTATCACAGGGAGACGGAGCACGAGGAACAGTTCCAGTACACCCATGTAACATGTGGCCAGCAACAGCCCACGTTTGGTGAATTCAAAAAGAGTGACAGCAAAGCTTCACTCTCCAAGTCAGACTATCAGGAGAGTGAGGATGCAGACTCGATCAAATACACCAACTGCAGTCCACACAAAGCGTACACGGGGAAGCTGACTGATGTATGA